The Thioalkalivibrio sulfidiphilus HL-EbGr7 genome includes a window with the following:
- a CDS encoding class I SAM-dependent methyltransferase — protein MTSFTDHFAPVAADYGRHRPGYPPALFAWLASLAPHQALAWDCATGTGQAARGLAEHFQRVLATDASNAQIRAAEAVPGVDYRVAPATECPADDGSVALVTVAQALHWFNGDPFHRELRRVLSPAGLLAAWSYGRLETGEPALDALLRALHDETLGPWWPSERRHVLNGYRDLALPFEPLETPDFAMHCHWNLPQLLGYLSTWSAVARCRQATGQDPLADLAAALAARWGDPEQSRTVRWPLSLRVTRASGAPAHA, from the coding sequence ATGACCTCGTTCACCGATCACTTCGCCCCCGTCGCCGCGGACTACGGTCGCCACCGGCCCGGTTATCCGCCGGCACTGTTCGCCTGGCTTGCGAGCCTCGCCCCCCACCAGGCGCTCGCCTGGGACTGCGCCACAGGCACCGGGCAGGCGGCCCGAGGCCTGGCGGAGCATTTCCAGCGCGTGCTCGCCACCGATGCCTCCAATGCGCAGATCCGCGCCGCCGAAGCGGTGCCGGGCGTGGACTACCGGGTCGCCCCGGCCACCGAGTGCCCCGCCGATGACGGGAGCGTGGCCCTGGTCACGGTGGCCCAGGCCCTGCACTGGTTCAATGGGGACCCGTTTCACCGGGAGCTGCGCCGGGTGCTGTCTCCCGCCGGCCTGCTGGCCGCCTGGAGCTACGGGCGCCTGGAGACCGGCGAGCCGGCGCTGGATGCGCTGCTGCGCGCCTTGCACGACGAGACCCTGGGTCCCTGGTGGCCGTCGGAGCGCCGCCACGTGCTCAACGGCTACCGGGACCTGGCACTCCCCTTCGAACCCCTGGAGACACCGGACTTCGCCATGCACTGCCACTGGAACCTGCCGCAACTCTTGGGCTACCTGAGCACCTGGTCCGCCGTGGCCCGTTGCCGGCAGGCCACCGGCCAGGATCCGCTGGCCGATCTTGCCGCAGCACTGGCCGCCCGCTGGGGTGATCCCGAACAATCGCGCACTGTGCGCTGGCCCCTGAGCCTGCGCGTGACCCGCGCCTCGGGAGCCCCGGCCCATGCGTGA
- the gorA gene encoding glutathione-disulfide reductase, which produces MSEHFDLIAIGGGSGGLSVAERAARYGARCAVVESGRLGGTCVNVGCVPKKVMWYGAELAHALHDAADYGFDLDMRGFDWGALVRKREAYISGINTWYHTYLEDSEVTEIPGRARFVDANTLDVDGRLIRADHIVVSVGGRPLIPDVPGAELGMDSDGFFALEERPQRVAVIGAGYIAVELAGVLNALGSQVSLYLRKETFLRSFDAMLRDTLMEQMLADGVNVLPRTAITGLKKTEGGIGLDCEQGECGGEFDAVIWAIGRVPNTDDLNLDAAGVIQDGEGFIPVDGFQNTNVPGIYAIGDVTGGPALTPVAIAAGRRLADRLFGNQPERHLSYENIPTIVFSHPPIGTVGLTEDEARETHGEAVKVYTTRFTGMYHAMTERKVMTAMKLITVGVKEKVVGAHIIGPGADEMLQGFAVAIRMGATKRDLDDTVALHPTSAEELVTMK; this is translated from the coding sequence ATGTCCGAGCATTTCGATCTGATCGCCATCGGCGGCGGCAGCGGCGGCCTGTCCGTGGCCGAGCGCGCGGCCCGCTACGGGGCCCGCTGCGCGGTGGTGGAGTCGGGACGCCTGGGCGGGACCTGCGTCAACGTGGGCTGCGTGCCCAAGAAGGTGATGTGGTACGGCGCCGAGCTGGCCCACGCCCTGCACGATGCCGCCGACTACGGCTTTGATCTGGACATGCGCGGCTTCGACTGGGGTGCCCTGGTGCGCAAGCGCGAGGCCTACATCAGCGGCATCAACACCTGGTACCACACCTATCTCGAGGATTCAGAGGTCACCGAGATCCCCGGCCGCGCCCGCTTCGTGGACGCCAACACCCTCGACGTGGATGGGCGCCTCATCCGCGCGGATCACATCGTGGTGAGCGTGGGCGGCCGGCCCCTGATCCCGGATGTGCCCGGCGCGGAGCTGGGCATGGACTCGGACGGTTTCTTTGCCCTCGAGGAACGCCCCCAGCGGGTGGCGGTGATCGGCGCCGGCTATATCGCCGTGGAACTGGCCGGCGTGCTCAATGCCCTGGGCTCCCAGGTGAGCCTGTACCTGCGCAAGGAGACCTTCCTGCGCAGCTTCGACGCCATGCTGCGCGACACCCTCATGGAGCAGATGCTCGCCGACGGGGTGAACGTGCTGCCACGCACCGCCATCACGGGCCTGAAGAAGACCGAGGGCGGCATCGGCCTGGACTGCGAGCAGGGTGAATGCGGCGGCGAGTTCGACGCAGTGATCTGGGCCATCGGCCGGGTGCCCAACACCGATGATCTCAACCTCGATGCCGCCGGGGTGATCCAGGACGGCGAGGGCTTCATCCCCGTGGACGGCTTCCAGAACACCAACGTGCCCGGCATCTACGCCATCGGCGATGTGACCGGCGGGCCGGCACTGACGCCGGTGGCCATCGCCGCCGGACGGCGCCTGGCGGACCGGCTGTTCGGCAATCAGCCGGAACGACACCTCAGCTACGAGAACATCCCCACCATCGTGTTCAGCCACCCGCCCATCGGCACCGTGGGACTCACCGAGGACGAGGCTCGGGAGACCCACGGCGAAGCGGTGAAGGTCTACACCACCCGCTTCACCGGCATGTACCACGCCATGACCGAGCGCAAGGTGATGACCGCCATGAAGCTCATCACCGTGGGCGTCAAGGAGAAGGTGGTGGGCGCGCACATCATCGGTCCGGGCGCCGACGAGATGCTGCAGGGCTTCGCCGTGGCCATCCGCATGGGCGCGACCAAGCGGGATCTGGATGACACGGTGGCGCTGCATCCGACCAGCGCGGAAGAGCTGGTGACCATGAAGTAG
- the bioB gene encoding biotin synthase BioB yields MSEIRHDWQVDEILELMGRPFNDLLFAAHTVHRAHFDPNAVQVSTLLSIKTGACPEDCGYCPQSAHHEVELERERLLPLEEVLEAARNARSHGASRFCMGAAWRNPTDRNLERVIEMVEGVKQLGLETCMTLGMLTDAQARRLKDAGLDYYNHNLDTSPEFYGQVITTRTYQDRLETLAHVREAGINVCSGGILGMGESRRDRARLLQQLANLPRHPESVPINNLVQVEGTPLAGTEALDPFEFVRTIATARILMPASYVRLSAGRTEMHDELQALCFFAGANSIFYGDKLLTTPNPGENHDRALFERLGIHPLEHSDEGASCETCGGVDIHAA; encoded by the coding sequence ATGAGCGAGATCCGCCACGACTGGCAGGTGGACGAGATCCTGGAGCTGATGGGTCGGCCCTTCAATGACCTCCTGTTCGCCGCCCACACCGTGCACCGGGCCCACTTCGACCCCAACGCCGTGCAGGTGAGCACCCTGCTGTCCATCAAGACCGGGGCCTGTCCCGAGGACTGCGGCTACTGCCCCCAGAGCGCCCACCACGAGGTGGAGCTGGAGCGCGAACGCCTGCTGCCCCTGGAGGAGGTGCTGGAGGCCGCGCGCAACGCCAGGTCCCACGGTGCCAGCCGTTTCTGCATGGGCGCCGCCTGGCGCAACCCCACGGACCGGAACCTGGAGCGGGTCATCGAGATGGTGGAGGGGGTCAAGCAGCTGGGCCTGGAGACCTGCATGACCTTGGGCATGCTCACCGACGCCCAGGCCAGGCGCCTCAAGGACGCCGGCCTCGACTACTACAACCACAACCTGGACACCTCGCCGGAGTTCTACGGCCAGGTGATCACCACCCGCACCTACCAGGATCGCCTGGAGACCCTGGCCCACGTGCGCGAGGCGGGCATCAACGTCTGCTCCGGCGGCATCCTGGGCATGGGCGAGTCCCGCCGCGACCGGGCGCGCCTGCTGCAGCAGCTGGCCAACCTGCCCAGGCACCCGGAGTCGGTGCCTATCAACAACCTGGTGCAGGTGGAAGGCACGCCGCTCGCCGGCACCGAGGCCCTGGACCCCTTCGAGTTCGTGCGCACCATCGCCACGGCGCGCATCCTCATGCCCGCCTCCTACGTGCGCCTGTCCGCGGGACGCACTGAGATGCACGACGAACTCCAGGCCCTGTGCTTTTTCGCCGGCGCCAACTCCATCTTCTACGGCGACAAGCTGCTCACCACCCCCAACCCCGGCGAGAACCACGACCGCGCGCTGTTCGAGCGCCTGGGCATCCATCCCCTGGAACACAGCGACGAAGGGGCCTCCTGCGAGACCTGCGGTGGCGTGGACATCCACGCGGCGTGA
- a CDS encoding gamma carbonic anhydrase family protein → MPDIDASAWVDETALVIGEVRIGAQSSVWPMTVVRGDINRIEIGARSNIQDGSVLHVTHDSRFKPGGLPLVVGDDVTVGHKVVLHACSIGDRCLIGMGAIVMDGVVIEPGTLLGAGSLVTPNKHLEGGYLWQGSPARRVRPLTDQEREYLEYSAAHYVRLMERHRRASAGPVG, encoded by the coding sequence GTGCCGGACATCGATGCCAGCGCGTGGGTGGACGAGACTGCGTTGGTGATCGGTGAGGTACGCATCGGGGCGCAGAGTTCCGTCTGGCCCATGACCGTGGTGCGCGGCGATATCAACCGCATCGAGATCGGCGCGCGCAGCAACATCCAGGACGGCTCGGTGCTGCACGTGACCCATGACAGCCGCTTCAAGCCGGGCGGCCTGCCGCTGGTGGTCGGCGATGACGTGACCGTGGGCCACAAGGTGGTGCTGCACGCCTGCAGCATCGGCGACCGCTGCCTGATCGGCATGGGTGCCATCGTCATGGACGGCGTGGTGATCGAGCCGGGCACCCTGCTCGGCGCCGGCAGCCTGGTCACGCCCAACAAGCACCTGGAAGGCGGTTACCTGTGGCAGGGCAGCCCGGCGCGCCGGGTACGCCCGCTCACCGACCAGGAGCGGGAATACCTGGAATACTCGGCCGCGCACTATGTGCGCTTGATGGAACGTCACCGGCGCGCATCCGCCGGCCCCGTCGGCTGA
- the ubiA gene encoding 4-hydroxybenzoate octaprenyltransferase — MHPALERLKQYALLVRLHRPIGIYLLLWPTLWALWIAAEGWPHLGILFIFVAGVVLMRSAGCAINDYADRHIDPHVARTRDRPIAAGRVSPKEALAVFAVLCLVAFVLVLFLNRLTILLSLVAVLLAASYPFMKRFHHLPQVHLGAAFAWAVPMAFAAQTGEFPPPIAWLIFIAALLWTVVYDTFYAMADREEDLKLGVKSSAILFGEADRMITGILQLLVLWSLWLVGREAGLGPWYWLGLTVAAGLALYQQYLIVQREPRACFQAFLNNHWFGAAVFAGIFLHYLLK, encoded by the coding sequence ATGCACCCGGCCCTGGAACGGCTCAAGCAATACGCCCTGCTGGTGCGCCTGCACCGACCCATCGGCATCTACCTGCTGCTCTGGCCCACCCTCTGGGCCCTGTGGATCGCCGCCGAGGGCTGGCCGCATCTCGGCATCCTGTTCATCTTCGTGGCCGGCGTGGTGCTGATGCGCTCGGCGGGCTGCGCCATCAACGACTACGCGGACCGGCACATCGACCCCCACGTGGCGCGCACCCGGGACCGGCCCATCGCCGCAGGGCGGGTCTCGCCGAAAGAGGCCCTGGCGGTGTTCGCGGTGCTGTGCCTGGTGGCCTTCGTGCTGGTGCTGTTCCTCAACCGGCTCACGATCCTGCTGTCCCTGGTGGCGGTGCTGCTCGCCGCCAGCTACCCCTTCATGAAGCGCTTCCACCACCTGCCCCAGGTGCATCTGGGCGCCGCCTTCGCCTGGGCCGTGCCCATGGCCTTCGCCGCCCAGACCGGCGAGTTCCCGCCGCCCATCGCCTGGCTGATCTTCATCGCCGCCCTGCTCTGGACCGTGGTCTACGACACCTTCTACGCCATGGCGGACCGGGAGGAGGACCTGAAGCTCGGTGTGAAATCCAGCGCCATCCTGTTCGGCGAGGCGGACCGCATGATCACCGGCATCCTGCAGCTGCTGGTGCTCTGGAGCCTGTGGCTGGTGGGCCGGGAGGCGGGCCTCGGGCCCTGGTACTGGTTGGGCCTGACCGTGGCCGCGGGACTGGCCCTGTACCAGCAGTACCTGATCGTGCAACGGGAACCCAGGGCCTGTTTTCAGGCGTTTCTCAACAACCACTGGTTCGGGGCGGCGGTGTTTGCGGGCATCTTCCTGCACTACCTTTTGAAGTGA
- the pgaD gene encoding poly-beta-1,6-N-acetyl-D-glucosamine biosynthesis protein PgaD, whose translation MTHARPRLPRIIERADLEPKGKRYLGRFINLLGWAIWTYLFTPLIALIGWFLGFELFQRHILDDPMGTLRAIQTYAIIIVSAAVIFVAWAGYNWFRYHGKQRRHAPAAVGTEELARHFGIARDDARKIAREPIVTVHFDDDARIIKVQTGHTFDSTGEPDSEVQVAERTGS comes from the coding sequence ATGACACACGCCCGACCACGCCTGCCCAGGATCATCGAACGCGCGGATCTTGAGCCCAAGGGAAAACGCTATCTCGGCCGATTCATCAATCTGCTGGGATGGGCGATCTGGACCTATCTGTTTACGCCCCTCATCGCGCTGATTGGCTGGTTCCTGGGCTTTGAGCTGTTCCAGCGGCACATCCTGGATGACCCGATGGGGACCTTACGTGCGATCCAGACCTACGCGATCATCATCGTCTCGGCGGCCGTGATCTTCGTCGCCTGGGCGGGCTATAACTGGTTTCGCTATCACGGCAAGCAACGCCGGCACGCGCCCGCGGCGGTGGGGACCGAGGAGCTCGCCCGACATTTCGGCATTGCGCGCGACGATGCCCGGAAGATCGCCAGGGAACCCATCGTGACCGTGCACTTCGACGACGATGCGCGCATCATCAAGGTGCAGACCGGGCACACGTTCGATTCCACGGGAGAACCCGATTCCGAAGTGCAGGTGGCAGAACGCACTGGGTCATGA
- a CDS encoding ComF family protein, translated as MEDTGKVSAGGLLGALLRWLYPPVCLLCRAPGAGDLDLCPGCRGDLPWFGHGCPACARPLPPGAGPLCGACLKRPPPFDATHALFHYAAPVDRLITGLKYRGRLSHARLLGELWASHAPVTDPPDLLLPVPLHPERLRERGFNQSLELARPLSRRLGIPLETGLLQRVRPTRAQQGLKGKERRRNVRAAFEIAAGTVPAHVAIIDDVMTTGSTVGEIARQLKRAGAERVEVWVLARA; from the coding sequence ATGGAGGATACAGGGAAGGTGTCCGCGGGCGGCCTGCTCGGCGCCCTGCTGCGCTGGCTCTATCCGCCGGTGTGTCTGCTGTGCCGGGCGCCGGGCGCGGGCGATCTCGACCTCTGCCCCGGCTGCCGGGGTGATCTGCCCTGGTTCGGCCACGGCTGCCCCGCCTGCGCCCGTCCCCTGCCGCCCGGCGCCGGCCCCCTGTGCGGCGCCTGCCTGAAACGGCCGCCGCCCTTCGACGCCACCCACGCCCTGTTCCACTACGCCGCCCCCGTGGACCGGCTGATCACCGGCCTGAAGTACCGTGGCCGCCTCTCCCACGCCCGCCTGCTGGGCGAACTCTGGGCGAGCCACGCCCCCGTGACGGACCCGCCCGACCTGCTCCTGCCCGTGCCCCTGCATCCCGAGCGCCTGCGCGAGCGGGGCTTCAACCAGTCCCTGGAACTGGCCCGCCCCCTGTCCCGGCGGCTGGGCATCCCCCTGGAAACCGGCCTGCTGCAACGGGTGCGCCCCACCCGGGCCCAGCAGGGACTCAAGGGCAAGGAGCGGCGCCGCAACGTGCGCGCTGCCTTCGAGATCGCTGCGGGCACGGTGCCCGCGCACGTGGCGATCATCGACGACGTGATGACCACCGGCTCCACGGTGGGGGAAATCGCCAGGCAGCTGAAACGGGCGGGGGCGGAGCGGGTGGAGGTTTGGGTGTTGGCCCGCGCTTGA
- a CDS encoding ATP-binding protein: protein MDNKNNNHGDLDKVTRALAIGFGAMLFIIIAVLMLTLVQHRAHITTISQIAHVNYEKIAHVETMREGIRQRWNSVRRILDADDPFLRDAEMLNYFDQARIYREAREQLQGLPMDAAETALHERLNRMAIEYQARLDLVVTQLSEGVPLGQMREAFELGIEGQDRILLELNTLSEMQRTAAVRAAEQLQQQYQRQFVIMSLLGLLLVMLAASIAHYVSGYVTRQNIRLSDAMAVKSRFLATMSHEIRTPLTAITGFAELLLDPRTRVRQREEAIRTILRNGNHLQQVVNEILDFSKLEANKLHVEPMEIRPLELIEEVASVLRMQAREKGLTLELEHRFPLPAVIHTDPVRLKQILFNLGNNAVKFTEQGMIRIVVSADPTQQRMRIDVMDTGIGLNPEQLARLFNPFTQADASITRRFGGTGLGLYLSRELARMLGGDIQVDSVPRHGSRFSLHLDTGPIAPETMLHDLPSLDPTVQSATPSTDFSALGGRILLAEDAPDSRLLFTTYLKKTAAQVHSVDNGKAAVEEALVGDYDLVLMDMQMPVMGGMEAVERLRDAGFDKPIVMLTANAFREDRERCLKVGCTGFIPKPVRLSAFLEAIAPYLPLHEPDVSGG from the coding sequence GTGGACAACAAAAATAATAATCACGGCGATCTCGACAAAGTCACCCGTGCCCTGGCGATCGGCTTCGGCGCGATGCTGTTCATCATCATCGCGGTGCTGATGCTCACCCTCGTGCAGCACCGTGCCCACATCACCACCATCTCCCAGATCGCCCACGTCAACTACGAGAAGATCGCCCACGTGGAGACCATGCGCGAAGGCATTCGCCAGCGCTGGAACAGTGTGCGGCGCATCCTGGATGCGGACGACCCGTTTCTGCGGGACGCCGAGATGCTCAACTACTTCGATCAGGCGCGCATCTACCGAGAGGCCCGTGAGCAACTCCAGGGCCTGCCCATGGACGCCGCCGAGACCGCCCTGCATGAGCGCCTCAACCGCATGGCCATCGAGTACCAGGCACGATTGGACCTGGTGGTGACCCAGCTTTCAGAAGGCGTGCCCCTTGGACAGATGCGAGAGGCTTTCGAGCTGGGCATCGAGGGACAAGACCGCATCCTGCTTGAACTGAACACCCTGAGCGAGATGCAGCGGACCGCGGCGGTTCGTGCTGCCGAGCAACTCCAGCAGCAATACCAGCGGCAATTTGTGATCATGAGCCTGCTCGGGTTGCTGCTGGTCATGCTTGCGGCGAGCATCGCCCACTATGTCTCGGGCTATGTCACCCGGCAAAACATCCGGCTCAGCGATGCCATGGCGGTGAAATCGCGCTTCCTGGCCACCATGAGCCATGAGATCCGCACCCCGTTGACCGCCATCACCGGCTTCGCCGAACTGTTGCTGGACCCACGCACCCGGGTGCGTCAGCGCGAGGAGGCCATCCGCACCATCCTGCGCAACGGCAACCACCTGCAGCAGGTGGTCAACGAGATCCTGGACTTCTCCAAGCTGGAGGCCAACAAGCTGCACGTGGAACCCATGGAGATCCGCCCCCTGGAATTGATCGAGGAGGTGGCCTCCGTATTGCGCATGCAGGCCCGGGAAAAGGGACTCACGCTGGAGCTGGAACACCGGTTTCCCCTGCCCGCCGTGATTCACACCGACCCGGTAAGGCTCAAGCAGATCCTGTTCAACCTGGGCAACAACGCCGTGAAGTTCACCGAACAGGGCATGATCCGCATCGTGGTGAGCGCGGATCCAACCCAGCAGCGCATGCGCATCGACGTGATGGACACCGGCATCGGCCTGAACCCGGAACAACTGGCCCGCCTGTTCAACCCCTTCACCCAGGCGGACGCCAGCATCACCCGGCGTTTCGGCGGCACCGGCCTGGGCCTCTACCTGTCCCGCGAACTGGCGCGGATGCTCGGGGGCGATATCCAGGTCGACAGCGTGCCGCGTCACGGCTCACGGTTCAGTCTGCACCTCGACACGGGTCCCATCGCGCCAGAGACGATGCTGCACGACCTCCCCAGCCTTGACCCCACGGTGCAATCCGCCACGCCATCGACAGATTTCAGCGCCCTCGGCGGGCGCATTCTGCTGGCCGAGGACGCACCGGACAGCCGCCTGCTGTTTACCACCTACCTGAAGAAGACCGCCGCACAGGTGCACAGCGTGGACAATGGCAAGGCGGCGGTGGAAGAGGCTCTGGTCGGCGATTACGACCTGGTGTTGATGGACATGCAGATGCCCGTGATGGGGGGTATGGAGGCGGTTGAACGTCTGCGTGACGCGGGTTTCGACAAACCTATCGTGATGCTCACCGCCAATGCCTTCCGGGAGGATCGGGAACGCTGTCTGAAGGTCGGCTGCACCGGCTTCATCCCCAAGCCGGTTCGCCTCTCGGCCTTC
- the bioF gene encoding 8-amino-7-oxononanoate synthase codes for MRDLKTELEQRRAKGLYRSRRVLEGRQTPEQVVDGRQVIAFCSNDYLGLASHPKVIAALRKGASEYGAGAGAAHLVNGHTRAHHQLEEELAAFTNRERALLFSTGYMANLGVAQALLGRSDHVLEDRLNHASLIDAGLLSGARFQRYRHATAVDLAQRLAGLGQTGERLVLTDGVFSMDGNLAPLPELASICTAHQAWLLVDDAHGLGVLGETGAGSLEHFGLSQQQVPILMGTLGKAFGTAGAFVAGSEALIETLIQSARTYVYTTAMPAAMAEATRAALRIVQAEGKRREKLRSLVARFRAGAGQLGVRLMDSQTPIQPLVIGDAVEALRLSERLLEQDLLVPAIRPPTVPEGTARLRVTLSAAHTEAQVDRLLEALDRSMRGSEDVGSR; via the coding sequence ATGCGTGACCTGAAGACGGAACTGGAGCAGCGCCGCGCCAAGGGGCTGTACCGCAGTCGCCGGGTGCTGGAGGGGCGCCAGACACCGGAACAGGTGGTGGACGGGCGCCAGGTGATCGCCTTCTGTTCCAACGACTACCTGGGGCTTGCCAGTCATCCCAAGGTGATCGCCGCCCTGCGCAAGGGGGCCTCGGAATACGGCGCGGGTGCCGGCGCGGCCCACCTGGTCAATGGCCATACCCGGGCACATCATCAACTGGAAGAAGAGCTTGCGGCATTCACGAACCGCGAACGTGCGCTGCTGTTCTCCACCGGCTACATGGCCAACCTGGGCGTGGCCCAGGCCCTGCTGGGGCGCAGCGACCACGTGCTGGAGGACCGGCTCAACCACGCCTCCCTGATCGATGCGGGCCTGCTCTCCGGGGCCCGTTTCCAGCGCTACCGCCACGCCACCGCCGTGGACCTGGCCCAGCGGCTGGCGGGCCTGGGCCAGACCGGTGAGCGCCTGGTGCTCACCGACGGGGTGTTCAGCATGGACGGCAACCTGGCCCCACTGCCGGAACTGGCGAGTATCTGCACCGCCCACCAGGCCTGGCTGCTGGTGGACGACGCCCACGGCCTGGGGGTACTGGGGGAGACCGGGGCCGGCAGCCTGGAGCACTTCGGACTGAGCCAGCAGCAGGTGCCGATTCTCATGGGCACCCTGGGCAAGGCCTTCGGGACCGCCGGGGCCTTCGTGGCGGGCAGCGAGGCCCTGATCGAGACCCTGATCCAGTCCGCCCGCACTTACGTTTACACCACCGCCATGCCCGCCGCCATGGCCGAGGCCACCCGGGCGGCACTGCGGATCGTGCAGGCCGAGGGCAAGCGCCGGGAGAAGCTCAGATCGCTGGTGGCCCGTTTCCGTGCGGGCGCCGGGCAGCTGGGTGTGAGGCTCATGGACAGCCAGACCCCCATCCAGCCCCTGGTGATCGGCGATGCGGTGGAGGCACTGCGGCTGAGCGAGCGGCTGCTGGAACAGGACCTGCTGGTGCCCGCCATCCGCCCGCCCACGGTGCCCGAGGGCACCGCCCGCCTGCGAGTGACCCTGAGCGCTGCCCACACGGAGGCGCAGGTGGATCGGCTGCTGGAGGCCCTGGATCGATCGATGCGGGGGAGTGAAGACGTCGGCAGTCGCTGA